In a genomic window of Candidatus Tumulicola sp.:
- a CDS encoding YciI family protein, with the protein MRFMVLVKPGRRDYEEGALPTAADLDAMGRFNDEMTKAGMILALDGLQPTSKAARIRYQGSKAPVVTDGPFTETKELVGGFWILQAKSKDEVVAWMQRAPFEDGDEVEIRQIFELDDFGPVLTPETKDSWVKRREQLPPNN; encoded by the coding sequence ATGCGATTCATGGTGCTAGTAAAACCGGGCCGCCGCGACTACGAGGAGGGCGCGCTACCGACCGCCGCAGACCTGGACGCGATGGGACGCTTTAACGACGAGATGACCAAGGCCGGCATGATTTTAGCGCTCGACGGCCTGCAGCCGACCTCAAAGGCGGCGCGCATCCGCTATCAAGGGTCGAAGGCCCCGGTCGTCACCGACGGCCCGTTCACCGAAACCAAGGAGCTGGTCGGCGGCTTCTGGATCCTTCAGGCCAAGTCGAAGGACGAGGTCGTGGCGTGGATGCAACGCGCACCGTTCGAAGACGGCGACGAGGTCGAGATCCGCCAAATTTTCGAACTGGACGACTTCGGACCGGTACTGACGCCTGAAACGAAGGACAGCTGGGTGAAACGGCGCGAGCAGCTGCCCCCGAACAACTGA
- a CDS encoding SpoIID/LytB domain-containing protein, with protein sequence MTLRRARFLGLVAATCALPLRVKAQDDVDPASNSARPALRVLLGAGDAEPASGGGFVFAGRAYRGSFQRLPSGEIVNLVDVEQYLYSVVPREMPPSWPASALQAQALCARTYVLQRSNPQRAYDLVPSEADQVYSGLSSETPAGRAAVDATAGQVVKFNNAYAQIAYSSCCGGHTESSSEAWSGGAVLPYLGGVPCTYCSSSPYYRWQTTITLDDVTRACGRRLDATGALQNLRVSSIDASGRARGFDLTCERGTVTIKGETFRLLVGSHVLRSLLVTSVRQAPSPPSLWFEGDGSGHGVGLCQWGARGLAQLGRSAADIIAWYFPGTSIGNV encoded by the coding sequence ATGACGCTGCGTCGCGCGCGCTTTCTCGGATTGGTGGCTGCGACGTGTGCGCTGCCGTTGCGTGTGAAAGCCCAGGACGACGTGGATCCAGCAAGTAACAGCGCCCGCCCGGCGTTGCGCGTGTTGCTCGGAGCGGGCGATGCAGAACCTGCCTCCGGCGGCGGATTCGTGTTTGCGGGACGCGCGTATCGAGGATCGTTCCAACGCCTACCGAGCGGCGAGATCGTCAATCTCGTCGACGTCGAACAATATTTATACTCGGTCGTGCCGCGCGAAATGCCGCCGTCGTGGCCGGCCTCGGCGTTACAAGCGCAGGCGTTGTGCGCGCGCACGTACGTGCTGCAGCGTAGCAATCCACAGCGAGCGTACGATCTGGTTCCCTCCGAAGCCGATCAAGTCTACAGCGGTCTTTCGAGCGAAACGCCGGCCGGACGCGCTGCGGTCGATGCGACGGCCGGACAAGTGGTGAAGTTTAACAACGCGTACGCGCAAATTGCGTACTCGTCGTGCTGTGGCGGCCACACCGAATCGTCGTCCGAGGCATGGAGCGGCGGCGCGGTGCTGCCGTACCTCGGCGGCGTGCCCTGCACGTACTGCTCGTCTTCGCCGTACTACCGGTGGCAGACGACGATCACACTCGACGACGTGACTCGTGCGTGCGGCCGGCGGCTCGACGCAACGGGGGCGTTGCAAAACCTTCGTGTGTCGTCCATCGATGCCAGCGGACGTGCGCGCGGGTTCGATCTCACCTGCGAGCGTGGGACGGTAACGATCAAAGGCGAGACGTTTCGATTACTGGTAGGGAGCCACGTTTTACGCAGCCTGCTCGTAACGAGCGTTCGTCAAGCGCCGTCACCGCCATCGCTGTGGTTCGAGGGCGACGGCTCGGGCCATGGCGTCGGGTTGTGCCAGTGGGGCGCCCGAGGGCTCGCCCAGTTGGGCCGTTCGGCCGCCGATATCATAGCGTGGTATTTTCCTGGAACGTCGATCGGCAACGTCTGA
- the queA gene encoding tRNA preQ1(34) S-adenosylmethionine ribosyltransferase-isomerase QueA has translation MFLERRSATSDDRRSDAYRYELPPDLIAQHPAGRRDASRLMVLEGDAIEHAHFADLPQYLRPRDVLVLNETRVIAARLFGSREPSGGRVELLLLHPAGGGRFDPNASRWVALARPARRLHTGDRIRFDASGSARVTAELSDGAREVEFELLEPFEAFLERAGRLPLPPYVHDDSHENERRYQTVFARVPGSVAAPTASLHFTDELLGEIEALGVSIVRIVLDVGLGTFRPMTAERIDDHEMHAEHYEIPAAASRAIATARAGGGRVVAAGTTVVRALESAADEDGAIAPGVGRTSLFITPGYRFRAVDALITNFHLPQSSLLVLVGAFAGRERVLHAYEEAVRERYRFFSFGDAMFVFRDSERKKL, from the coding sequence ATTTTCCTGGAACGTCGATCGGCAACGTCTGACGACCGTCGTAGCGACGCATATCGCTACGAGCTGCCGCCGGATCTCATCGCCCAGCACCCCGCCGGACGGCGCGACGCGAGTCGTTTGATGGTGCTCGAGGGCGATGCGATCGAACACGCGCATTTTGCCGACTTACCACAGTATCTGCGTCCCCGCGACGTGCTGGTGCTGAACGAGACGCGAGTGATCGCCGCACGATTGTTCGGTTCGCGCGAGCCGAGCGGCGGCCGGGTCGAGTTGCTGCTGCTGCATCCGGCCGGTGGCGGCCGGTTCGATCCGAACGCTTCGCGTTGGGTCGCGCTTGCACGCCCGGCCCGCCGGTTGCATACCGGCGATCGCATCCGTTTCGATGCCTCCGGTAGCGCACGCGTTACCGCCGAACTCTCCGACGGTGCGCGCGAGGTCGAGTTCGAATTGCTAGAACCGTTCGAAGCGTTTCTGGAGCGAGCCGGCCGGTTGCCGCTGCCGCCTTACGTGCACGACGATTCTCATGAAAACGAGCGTCGTTATCAAACCGTGTTCGCGCGAGTGCCGGGCAGCGTCGCCGCACCGACCGCCTCGTTGCATTTTACGGACGAGTTGTTGGGCGAGATCGAAGCGCTCGGCGTCTCGATCGTACGCATCGTTCTCGATGTCGGACTCGGGACGTTCCGCCCGATGACCGCCGAACGAATCGACGATCACGAAATGCACGCCGAGCACTACGAGATTCCGGCGGCTGCGTCTCGAGCGATCGCGACGGCGCGCGCCGGCGGCGGTCGGGTTGTTGCGGCCGGGACGACCGTTGTGAGGGCGCTGGAAAGCGCTGCCGATGAGGACGGAGCCATCGCGCCGGGCGTCGGAAGAACCAGCCTGTTTATCACCCCGGGATATCGCTTTCGTGCGGTCGACGCCCTGATCACCAATTTCCATTTGCCGCAGTCGAGCTTATTGGTGCTCGTTGGCGCATTTGCCGGACGCGAGCGGGTGTTGCATGCGTACGAAGAGGCAGTACGCGAGCGCTACAGGTTTTTCTCGTTCGGCGACGCGATGTTTGTCTTTAGGGATTCGGAACGTAAGAAATTGTGA
- a CDS encoding RNA polymerase sigma factor — protein MIDAEQTRRTIEAVCRIESAKLIAGLTRFVRDVGLAEELAQDAFVAALERWPRAGIPQNPAAWLMTAAKRRAIDRIRRDVRRDRKYRELDSDPAKPSGEQDSELDAALEAIDAERNGGRIDDDLLRLIFIACHPILSTEARVALTLRLLGGLTTDEIARAFLIPEATVAQRIVRAKRTLAAARVPFEVPGASERRARLASVLEVVYLIYNEGYASTAGDEWMRPALCEDAMRLGRILATLVGDEPEVHGLVALMEIQASRIRARTTASGDPILLLDQDRSKWDRLLIGRGVAALARAERSSTALGPYALQASIAACHARAKTAQETDWVGIVALYDALAQLAPSPVVELNRAMAIGMAYGPLAALEIVEALMAKPALRDYPFVHSARADLLFKLGRRVEARTVFELAAGLTRNARERSMLLRRAELSVG, from the coding sequence GTGATCGACGCGGAGCAGACCCGCCGCACGATAGAAGCCGTTTGCCGGATCGAATCGGCCAAGCTGATTGCCGGCCTTACGCGGTTCGTTCGCGATGTTGGGTTGGCCGAGGAACTGGCGCAGGACGCGTTCGTCGCAGCGCTCGAGCGATGGCCGCGGGCGGGCATACCGCAGAATCCGGCCGCGTGGCTCATGACCGCAGCGAAGCGCCGCGCGATCGATCGAATTCGCCGCGACGTGCGACGCGACCGTAAATATCGCGAGCTCGATAGCGATCCAGCGAAGCCTTCCGGCGAACAGGATTCCGAACTCGATGCCGCACTCGAAGCGATCGATGCGGAGCGCAACGGCGGCCGGATCGACGACGATCTGTTGCGTCTGATCTTCATTGCGTGCCATCCGATCCTTTCGACCGAAGCGCGCGTCGCGCTTACGCTGCGACTTCTTGGCGGCTTGACGACGGACGAGATCGCGCGCGCCTTTCTCATACCGGAAGCGACGGTCGCGCAGCGCATCGTGCGTGCGAAACGCACGCTGGCCGCCGCACGCGTCCCGTTCGAAGTTCCAGGCGCGAGCGAACGCCGCGCGAGGCTCGCTTCCGTGCTCGAGGTCGTATATTTGATCTACAACGAGGGCTACGCGTCGACCGCGGGTGACGAGTGGATGCGGCCGGCACTCTGTGAAGATGCGATGCGTCTCGGCCGAATTCTTGCAACGCTGGTCGGAGACGAACCGGAAGTGCACGGGCTCGTGGCCCTGATGGAGATTCAAGCCTCACGAATCCGAGCTCGCACGACGGCTTCCGGCGATCCTATTTTATTATTGGATCAGGACCGCTCGAAATGGGATCGCTTGCTGATCGGGCGCGGCGTCGCGGCACTCGCTCGGGCCGAACGATCCAGCACCGCGCTCGGGCCGTATGCACTGCAAGCGTCGATCGCGGCTTGTCATGCTCGCGCAAAAACGGCACAAGAGACCGACTGGGTGGGAATCGTCGCTCTGTACGATGCGCTCGCACAGCTGGCGCCGTCACCCGTCGTCGAACTCAATCGCGCGATGGCGATCGGTATGGCGTACGGTCCGCTTGCCGCACTCGAGATCGTCGAAGCACTCATGGCCAAGCCCGCGTTGCGCGATTATCCCTTCGTGCACAGCGCGCGCGCCGATCTGCTCTTTAAGCTCGGGCGGAGAGTCGAAGCCCGCACCGTCTTCGAACTCGCTGCCGGCCTGACGCGCAACGCGCGGGAACGCTCGATGCTTCTACGCCGCGCGGAACTGTCAGTCGGCTAG